Sequence from the Nitrincola iocasae genome:
CAGTTGATTGCCATGCCTCTGAGTGCGTTGATGCTGCTGGAGTTTCTGCAAGTAGAGCCTGGGCAATGGGTTTTGCAAAACACCGCCAATGGCACGGTTGGCAAAACACTGGCCATGCTCGCAGCGGCCCGTGGCGTGCATACGATCAATCTGGTGCGCCGTGATGAAGGTGTGGACGAACTGGCTGCGTTAGGTATTCGCAATGCGGTTTCCACTGCTCAAGCGGATTGGCAGGACCAGGTTCGTGCTATTGTCGGTGATACACAGATCAGTGTGGCGGTTGACTCTGTGGGTGGCAAGGCCAGTGGTGAACTCATGACACTTCTGGGCGAAGGAGGCACCTTGGTATCCTTCGGCTCCATGACGGGCGAGCCGATGAACATAGGGTCCGGCGACGTGATTTTTAAGCAGGCTACGGTTAAGGGGTTTTGGGGTAGTAAGGTCAGTCAGGAGATGAGCCAGGAAGACAAGCAGCGGCTGGTCGGCGAGCTCTTCCAGCGCATTGGCGGTGGAGAACTACAGCTGCCTGTCGATGCGATCTATGACCTGGCTGAAGCGGCTGAGGCCGTGCGTGCCACGCTCCAGCCGGGTCGCAAAGGAAAGGTTTTACTTAAGCCCTGATCACTTTCGGATACAGAAACAAAAATGTAAAACCACTTAGCGCGTTAGAAGGCTGTCGGCGCACATGTGGAGTGCAGCCCTTCGTCAGGTTTTGTCATGGACGTTTCTATTCAAGCGCTCCTGCGTGCCAATGACAAAAACGAAAAAGGCTGGGACGAAGAATATTGCTAGCAAGGTGCCGCTGAGCATGCCACCGAATACGCCAGTACCTATGGCATGTTGAGTTTCCGCGCTGGCACCGCTGGCGAGCATCAGCGGCACCACGCCGAGGGTGAAGGCAAGTGATGTCATCAGGATTGGACGCAGGCGCAAGCGTGCAGCGGTCACTGCGGCATCAATCAGCGTATGGCCCTCGGCGTGCAACTGACGGGCGAACTCGACAATGAGGATGGCGTTTTTTGCCGATAGACCAATGATGGTGATCATCCCCACCTTGAAGAACACGTCATTGGGCATACCACGCAGCATGACCGCCGCCACCGCGCCGAGTAGGCCTAGCGGCACCACCAGCATCACCGACAGCGGAATCGACCAGCTCTCGTACAGCGCCGCGAGCACCAAGAATACTACTAGCGCGGACAGCAACATCAGCAGCGGCGCCTGTGCTGCAGACTGACGTTCCTGCAATGATGCTCCAGTCCAGGCTACCGCAAAGCCTTGCGGCAACTGCGTCACCAGGCGTTCCATCTCGGCCATCGCTGCGCCGCTGGAAACGCCAGGAGCGGCGCCCCCGGAAATACGCACCGCCGGAAAGCCCTGGTAGCGCATCATTTGTTGCGGCGATTCACTCCATTTCAGCGTCACCACTTCGCGTAGTGGCACCATGCCACCGCTGGCATTGCGCACGCGCAGGCCGAGCACGTCGTCTAGTTGCATGCGCGCAGCCGCCTCGGCTTGCAGAATGACTTGCTGCATGCGTCCGGCATTAGGGAAGTCATTGACATACAGTGAGCCCATGGCCGCCGAAAGTGTGCTGCTTATCGCCGCGAAGGACAGCCCCATAGCCTCGGCTTTTGGCCGATCGATCTCCAGGCTAATGCTCTCACCGGGCGGCAGACCATCCTGGTAGACATCGCTGACCACCTCGCTCTGTGCGGCCAGTGCCAGCAAATGTGTCTGTGCTGCCAATAACGCTGCTTCGCTCCGGATGCCCCGATCCTGCAGGAACAGAGTGAAACCGGAGGAAGTACCCAGTTCGTCAATGGCTGGCGGCATCAGGCTCATCACTGTGCCTTCAACGTTATCTGCCATAGCTTGTTGTGCCAGTGCCGCTTCTTCGGCAGTCGTGGCGCCATTGCGCTGATCCCAGTCCTTGAGCATGGTGAAGGCCATGGCGGCATTGGACCCCGAGCCCGCAAAGCTGAAGCCCAGTACTACCATGTTGGTTTCCAACGCCGGGCGCGAGGCGACGTGCGATTCGTAGGCTTTGACCACATCCAGTGTGCGCTCGCTAGTAGCACCTGTTGGTAATTGGATGGAGGTCATGAAGTAGCCTTGGTCTTCTTCGGGCAGGAAAGACGACGGTAATTGTCCGGCAGCAATAACCAGCACCGCGCAGAGCACGGCGAATGCCGCCATCATCTGCCCACTGCGCCCTGCCAGGCGTGCCACGCGTGCGCTGTAGCCCGCTGTTAGGTATTCAAAACCACGGTTGAAAGCACCGAAGAAACCACCTTTGTGGTGATGATCCGCACTGACCGGACGCAACAGTGTGGCGCATAGGGCTGGAGTCAATGTCAGGGCCAGGAAGGCCGAGAAAAGGATCGACACCGCCATTGACAAAGTAAATTGCTGGTAGATTACCCCCACCGAGCCGCTACCGAAGGCCATAGGGATGAACACCGCAGTCAGCACCAGGGTTATACCGATCACCGCGCCGGTAATTTCCTTCATTGCCCGTGCGGTCGCCTCCTTCGGCGATAACCCCTGGGTGGCCATTAGCCGTTCGACGTTTTCCACCACCACAATAGCGTCGTCAACAATAATGCCAATCGCCAGTACCATGCCGAACATGGTCAGCGTGTTTATCGAGAAGCCAGCCAGCAACATTACCGCGAAGGTACCGAGTAGCGCTATGGGTGCGACGATAGCCGGGATCAGTGTATAGCGCAGGTTCTGTAGGAACAGGAACATCACCAGAAAAACCAGTGCCATAGCTTCAAACAGAGTATAGATCACCTTCTCGATAGACACCTTGACGAAGGGCGCGGTATCGAATGGTACCGAGTAGCTCATGCCCGTGGGCATGCTTGGCACCAGTTCGGCCAAACGCTCACGTACTGCCGAAGCGGTGCGTACAGCATTGGCACCAGGCGAGAGCTGGATAGCTGCACTGGTAGCCGCTACACCATTCTCACGGTTAGAAAAACCGTAGGACTGAGCACCCAGCTCGACCCGCGCTACGTCACTGAGTACCAACTTGGCGCCATCGGCACCAGCGCGCAGGACGATAGCTGCAAACTCCTCGGGGGTTGTCAATTGTCCCTGCACTGTCAGTGGCACGGTCAGGCGCTGGCCCTGTAGTGCTGGTTCGTCGCCTATCCGTCCAGGAGCTATCTGTGCGTTCTGCTGCTCGATAGCCAGAGCAAGGTCGTTCATTGTCAGGCCGTAGGCGGTGAGTTTGTGCGGGTCGACCCAGACGCGCATGGCCTGTTCGGCGCCAAACAATTGTACACGTCCGACACCGTCGATTCGGCGCAACTCCTCGACAATATTGCGCGCCAAATAGTCGTTTAGCGCGATTTCGTCGAACTGGCCATTAGGCGAGGTCATGCTGACCATCATCAGAAAGCTTGAGGCGGCTGACTCAACCTGAAGGCCGCTCTGTCGCACGACCTGAGGCAAGCGTGGTTCGACAGCCTTAATGCGGTTTTGCACGTCGACTTGAGCCATCTCCGCATCTGTGCCCGGTTTGAAGGTAGCTATGATTTGTGCACTGCCCGAGCTGTCTACAGATGACTCGAAGTACAGTAGGTTCTTGACTCCCGACAGTTCGCGCTCGACTAGGCTTACCACAGAATCGTTGAGTGTCTGTGGAGTGGCTCCCGGATAAGAAGCGTAAATAGTTACCGACACGGGTGCCACTGAAGGGTAGCGAGAGATCGGCAATTGAGGAATGGCGATGACACCAATCAGCACGATGAACAAGGCGATCACCCAGGCAAATACTGGGCGGTTGATAAAAAACTGGGGCATGGCAACTTCTCCAAATTCAGCGCACGTCGGCACTAAGTTGCTGAGGGGGTACGGCGGGTTGCCAGGTTTGAGCGATGACTTGTGTACCTGGGCTCAGGCGCTCGATACCTTCAATGACTACCTGCTGGCTGGCGCTTAGCCCGGACACTACGCGGTAGCGGCGTGCCACTAGCTCATCGACCTTAACTGCCACTTGTTGTGCCAGGCCTTGGGCATCCAGCACCCAGACGTTGGCTTGTCCTGCCTTGCGGGTGACGGCCTGCTGAGGCACACTCAGCGTGGAGGGATAGTAAGCTTGAGGGATCCGGGCCTTTACGAAAAGACCTGGTAACAGACGATGCTGCGGGTTATCGACCAGTACGCGCAGCAGCACATCGCCGGTACCTGCATCTACCTCAATCCCGGAAAATAAGATATGCCCCTGCATGTCAAGAGGCTTGCCATCACTGCTTAGGATCTCAACTGCTAACTCCGGGACTCCGGAACTTGCCTGCTGACGCATCGCCTCCAACATTGATGCTGGCAGGCGTACATCGACGTACACTTGGTCGACTTGTTGGATCCTCGCCATGGGTGTGGTATCGGTC
This genomic interval carries:
- a CDS encoding multidrug efflux RND transporter permease subunit, whose protein sequence is MPQFFINRPVFAWVIALFIVLIGVIAIPQLPISRYPSVAPVSVTIYASYPGATPQTLNDSVVSLVERELSGVKNLLYFESSVDSSGSAQIIATFKPGTDAEMAQVDVQNRIKAVEPRLPQVVRQSGLQVESAASSFLMMVSMTSPNGQFDEIALNDYLARNIVEELRRIDGVGRVQLFGAEQAMRVWVDPHKLTAYGLTMNDLALAIEQQNAQIAPGRIGDEPALQGQRLTVPLTVQGQLTTPEEFAAIVLRAGADGAKLVLSDVARVELGAQSYGFSNRENGVAATSAAIQLSPGANAVRTASAVRERLAELVPSMPTGMSYSVPFDTAPFVKVSIEKVIYTLFEAMALVFLVMFLFLQNLRYTLIPAIVAPIALLGTFAVMLLAGFSINTLTMFGMVLAIGIIVDDAIVVVENVERLMATQGLSPKEATARAMKEITGAVIGITLVLTAVFIPMAFGSGSVGVIYQQFTLSMAVSILFSAFLALTLTPALCATLLRPVSADHHHKGGFFGAFNRGFEYLTAGYSARVARLAGRSGQMMAAFAVLCAVLVIAAGQLPSSFLPEEDQGYFMTSIQLPTGATSERTLDVVKAYESHVASRPALETNMVVLGFSFAGSGSNAAMAFTMLKDWDQRNGATTAEEAALAQQAMADNVEGTVMSLMPPAIDELGTSSGFTLFLQDRGIRSEAALLAAQTHLLALAAQSEVVSDVYQDGLPPGESISLEIDRPKAEAMGLSFAAISSTLSAAMGSLYVNDFPNAGRMQQVILQAEAAARMQLDDVLGLRVRNASGGMVPLREVVTLKWSESPQQMMRYQGFPAVRISGGAAPGVSSGAAMAEMERLVTQLPQGFAVAWTGASLQERQSAAQAPLLMLLSALVVFLVLAALYESWSIPLSVMLVVPLGLLGAVAAVMLRGMPNDVFFKVGMITIIGLSAKNAILIVEFARQLHAEGHTLIDAAVTAARLRLRPILMTSLAFTLGVVPLMLASGASAETQHAIGTGVFGGMLSGTLLAIFFVPAFFVFVIGTQERLNRNVHDKT
- a CDS encoding zinc-binding dehydrogenase, coding for MRSAIHTRFGEPAEVLSLGDSPTPEPGPGEVRVKTLLAAIHHHDLWTIRGQYGYKPQLPAIGGSEAVGVIDALGEGVTGFSIGQRVAVASAHGTWAEFFTAPAGMTIPVPEAISDETAAQLIAMPLSALMLLEFLQVEPGQWVLQNTANGTVGKTLAMLAAARGVHTINLVRRDEGVDELAALGIRNAVSTAQADWQDQVRAIVGDTQISVAVDSVGGKASGELMTLLGEGGTLVSFGSMTGEPMNIGSGDVIFKQATVKGFWGSKVSQEMSQEDKQRLVGELFQRIGGGELQLPVDAIYDLAEAAEAVRATLQPGRKGKVLLKP